One segment of Carassius auratus strain Wakin chromosome 2, ASM336829v1, whole genome shotgun sequence DNA contains the following:
- the LOC113117495 gene encoding tyrosine-protein kinase Lyn-like, with protein MGCKKSKLDGDRNGGVLEGNKQQPVRTDQTVYVRDPTSHKPNINNPTPGLLPGQVFQNMEDKDKIAIALYQYDAIHADDLGFKKGEKLKILEEHGEWWKARSLTTGKEGYIPSNYVAEADTMETEAWFFKDITRKDAERQLLAPANKPGSYLIRESETSKGSYSLSVRDVDAQRQDVVKHYKIRSLDNGGYYISPKITFSDISSMIKHYHKQADGLCRKLEKPCEKPKAQKPWDKDAWEISKESIKMVKKLGAGQFGEVWMAYYNNSTKVAVKTLKPGTMSVEAFLEEANLMKTLQHDRLVRLYAVVTKTEPIYIITEFMANGSLLDFLKSPAGCKVQLPKLIDFSAQIAEGMAYIEKKNYIHRDLRAANVLVSDSLLCKIADFGLARVIEDDQYTAREGAKFPIKWTAPEAINYGSFTIKSDMWSFGVLLYEIITYGKIPYPGMSNGEVMNSVQRGYRMPRPENCPTELYDIMTTCWKTKPEDRPTFDYIQSVLDDFYTATEGQYQQQP; from the exons ATGGGTTGTAAAAAATCCAAGTTGGACGGTGACCGAAATGGAGGTGTGCTTGAAGGGAACAAACAGCAGCCAGTACGTACTGACCAAACTGTATATGTGAGAGATCCAACCTCCCATAAGCCCAATATA AATAATCCGACTCCAGGCCTTTTGCCTGGTCAGGTGTTCCAAAATATGGAAG acaAGGACAAAATAGCCATTGCTTTGTATCAATATGACGCCATTCATGCTGATGATCTGGGCTTTAAAAAAGGAGAGAAGTTAAAAATTCTTGAAGA gcacgGAGAGTGGTGGAAGGCGAGGTCTTTGACCACAGGAAAGGAAGGATATATTCCATCAAACTATGTTGCAGAAGCTGACACTATGGAAACAGAAGC ATGGTTCTTCAAAGATATCACACGGAAGGATGCAGAGAGGCAACTGCTGGCACCTGCTAACAAACCTGGGTCCTACCTCATCCGGGAGAGTGAAACCTCAAAAG GAAGTTATTCACTCTCAGTCAGAGACGTGGACGCTCAGAGGCAGGATGTTGTTAAGCATTATAAAATCAGATCGCTGGATAATGGAGGCTACTACATCTCTCCAAAAATCACATTCAGTGACATCAGCAGCATGATAAAACATTACCACA AACAGGCAGATGGATTGTGTCGAAAACTAGAGAAACCATGTGAGAAGCCCAAAGCACAGAAACCTTGGGACAAAGATGCATGGGAAATCTCTAAAGAATCCATAAAGATGGTGAAGAAGCTCGGAGCAGGGCAGTTCGGAGAGGTGTGGATGG CCTACTATAATAACAGCACAAAAGTGGCGGTGAAAACGCTGAAGCCGGGCACAATGTCAGTGGAGGCTTTCCTAGAGGAGGCCAACCTGATGAAAACCTTACAGCACGACAGACTCGTGCGACTCTACGCTGTCGTCACCAAAACTGAGCCCATCTACATCATCACTGAGTTCATGGCAAATG GAAGCTTATTGGATTTCTTGAAAAGTCCGGCTGGCTGCAAAGTACAGTTACCGAAGCTGATAGATTTTTCGGCACAG aTAGCTGAAGGTATGGCCTACATTGAGAAGAAGAATTATATCCACCGAGACCTGAGAGCAGCTAATGTGCTGGTTTCAGACAGCCTGTTGTGTAAAATAGCTGATTTTGGCCTGGCCAGAGTAATTGAGGATGACCAATACACAGCCAGAGAAG GAGCAAAATTTCCCATCAAATGGACGGCACCCGAGGCCATCAACTACGGTTCATTCACCATCAAATCAGACATGTGGTCCTTTGGGGTTCTCCTGTATGAGATTATAACATACGGGAAAATTCCGTATCCAG GCATGAGTAACGGTGAAGTCATGAACTCTGTTCAGAGAGGTTACCGGATGCCCCGTCCTGAGAACTGTCCCACTGAACTTTATGACATCATGACCACGTGCTGGAAGACTAAACCAGAAGACCGGCCCACGTTTGACTATATTCAGAGTGTACTAGATGACTTCTACACAGCCACCGAGGGCCAGTACCAGCAGCAGCCATGA